Proteins from one Shewanella pealeana ATCC 700345 genomic window:
- a CDS encoding YcgN family cysteine cluster protein: MAFWDEKTLAQMNTEEWESLCDGCGKCCLNKLIDDETEELYYTNAACQLLDNKAGHCKSYEQRFNFVPSCTKVTVDNLESLTWLPDSCAYRRLLQGRELPSWHPLRTGSKEAMILAGMSVAGKVTCETKIRDIEDHIVLWPMKDVE, translated from the coding sequence ATGGCATTTTGGGATGAAAAAACCTTAGCGCAGATGAACACTGAAGAGTGGGAGTCATTATGTGATGGTTGTGGTAAGTGTTGTTTAAATAAGCTTATCGACGATGAAACCGAAGAGCTTTATTACACTAATGCTGCGTGTCAATTACTCGATAACAAAGCTGGCCATTGTAAGAGCTATGAACAGCGTTTTAATTTCGTACCGAGTTGCACTAAGGTGACCGTAGATAACCTTGAGTCACTTACCTGGTTGCCCGATAGCTGTGCCTATCGCCGTCTTTTACAAGGACGTGAGTTGCCAAGTTGGCATCCTCTAAGAACGGGTTCAAAAGAGGCCATGATATTGGCCGGAATGTCGGTTGCGGGTAAGGTGACCTGTGAAACTAAGATCCGAGATATTGAAGATCATATCGTGCTTTGGCCAATGAAAGATGTTGAATAG
- the minE gene encoding cell division topological specificity factor MinE: MSLLDYFKTKKEPNTAVTAKERLQIIVAHQRGEREAPDYFPQMKQEIIEVIRKYVQVGPDQVSVQLEQTDDNFSVLELNVTLPEQN; this comes from the coding sequence ATGTCTCTTCTTGATTATTTTAAAACGAAAAAGGAACCAAACACTGCGGTCACAGCGAAAGAACGACTGCAAATTATCGTGGCTCACCAGAGAGGGGAGCGTGAAGCGCCGGATTACTTCCCTCAAATGAAGCAAGAGATTATCGAGGTGATCCGAAAGTATGTGCAAGTCGGCCCAGACCAAGTCTCGGTTCAACTTGAACAGACAGACGATAATTTCTCAGTGCTTGAGCTTAACGTGACTCTTCCAGAGCAGAACTAA
- a CDS encoding YcgL domain-containing protein, with amino-acid sequence MICAVYKSLRKAESYLFVEKRNDFERVPEALMAMFGEPKLVMMLPIEKRDHLGFADIKKVRSELKEKGFYLQLPPPVVNLLEQHKKEIGFNPD; translated from the coding sequence ATGATCTGTGCAGTATATAAAAGTCTAAGAAAGGCTGAAAGTTACCTTTTCGTTGAAAAACGCAACGATTTTGAACGCGTTCCTGAAGCATTAATGGCCATGTTTGGTGAGCCCAAATTAGTGATGATGTTGCCGATTGAAAAGCGAGACCATTTGGGGTTCGCCGATATTAAAAAGGTGAGATCTGAATTGAAAGAGAAAGGATTCTATTTACAGCTACCGCCTCCAGTTGTTAATTTACTAGAACAACATAAGAAAGAGATCGGTTTTAATCCAGATTAA
- the minC gene encoding septum site-determining protein MinC has product MQTPSLELKGSSFTLSVLHINSDDMAVIAAELDAKLAIAPQFFIGAPLVVNLSAIQTSNFDILGLKEILTSRQLIIVGITSASAALTKQAKAIGLATVKSGKESNSQPQLPKTTQIVKQNVRSGQQIYAQNADLIIVGAVGNGAEVIADGSIHIYGTLRGKAMAGASGDRQAVIMAKKLEAELVSIAGQYWLTENLQQNGAAPSGCIRLEGESLTVESLPL; this is encoded by the coding sequence ATGCAAACACCTAGCCTCGAATTAAAAGGCTCTTCTTTTACTCTTTCTGTACTGCATATCAACAGTGATGATATGGCAGTTATAGCGGCAGAGTTGGATGCTAAGCTCGCTATTGCGCCACAGTTTTTTATTGGTGCACCTTTAGTGGTTAACCTAAGTGCGATTCAAACGAGTAATTTTGACATACTTGGCTTAAAAGAGATATTAACCAGTCGTCAATTAATCATCGTTGGGATCACAAGCGCATCAGCAGCATTGACTAAGCAAGCGAAAGCTATCGGTCTCGCCACGGTAAAGTCGGGTAAAGAATCAAATTCACAGCCTCAACTGCCTAAAACCACCCAAATCGTCAAACAGAACGTACGTTCAGGGCAACAGATCTATGCCCAAAATGCCGATCTGATTATTGTCGGTGCGGTCGGTAACGGGGCAGAAGTTATCGCTGATGGCAGTATCCATATATACGGTACATTACGTGGTAAAGCTATGGCTGGCGCTTCAGGCGACAGACAAGCTGTTATCATGGCAAAGAAACTTGAAGCAGAGCTAGTATCGATTGCAGGTCAATACTGGTTAACTGAGAACCTTCAGCAAAACGGAGCCGCACCAAGCGGTTGTATTCGTCTAGAAGGCGAGTCGCTTACGGTTGAATCATTGCCTCTTTAA
- the fadD gene encoding long-chain-fatty-acid--CoA ligase FadD: MDQLWINNLPDDVPSEIDVEQYASLVDLFETSVNKYADQPAFVNMGATLTYRKLEERSRAFAAYLQNDLKLNKGDRVAIMMPNLLQYPIALFGILRAGMVVVNVNPLYTPRELKHQLTDSGAKAIVVVSNFAHTLEKVVDETPVESVILTGLGDLLSAPKRTLVNFVVKYIKKMVPKYHLPQAISMRKALYKGRRLQYVKPSVKKDDLAFLQYTGGTTGVSKGAMLSHGNVVSNLLQADAAYGPLLDNGKEFVVTALPLYHIFALTVNCLLFIHKGANNLLITNPRDLPAFIGELDKHPFTVLTGVNTLFNALVNNEDFAKLNFTELKLSIGGGMAVQRAVADKWQGLTKTRLLEGYGLTEAAPLVTCCPYNLDGYNGSIGFPVANTDIQVRDDEGNVLPQGEIGELFAKGPQVMVGYWQRPEETSNVVDKQGYLATGDIGYMDEKGYFFIVDRKKDMILVSGFNVFPNEVEEVVALHPKVIEVAAVGVPHEVSGELVKVFVVANDKSLTKEDVIKHCRVHLTGYKIPKLVEFRDELPKTNVGKILRRELRDEVK; encoded by the coding sequence GTGGACCAACTTTGGATTAATAATTTACCAGATGATGTGCCTTCTGAAATTGATGTTGAACAATATGCATCGCTTGTCGATCTGTTCGAAACATCGGTTAATAAATATGCGGATCAACCTGCGTTTGTGAATATGGGCGCAACTTTAACTTACCGCAAACTTGAAGAGCGTAGCCGAGCTTTTGCGGCTTATCTGCAAAATGATTTGAAGTTGAATAAAGGTGATCGGGTCGCCATTATGATGCCGAATTTGCTGCAATATCCTATTGCTCTGTTTGGTATTTTACGAGCGGGTATGGTGGTTGTTAACGTCAATCCATTGTACACCCCACGTGAACTTAAGCATCAGTTGACAGACTCAGGCGCGAAAGCGATTGTTGTCGTTTCCAATTTTGCTCACACCTTAGAGAAAGTGGTTGACGAAACACCAGTCGAAAGCGTCATCTTAACTGGGCTTGGTGATCTATTAAGTGCTCCAAAGCGCACCTTGGTTAACTTCGTCGTTAAGTACATCAAAAAGATGGTGCCTAAGTACCATTTGCCACAGGCAATCTCTATGCGTAAGGCGCTATATAAAGGTCGCCGTTTGCAGTATGTGAAGCCAAGCGTAAAAAAAGACGACTTGGCCTTCTTACAATACACTGGTGGAACGACGGGGGTGTCGAAAGGTGCCATGCTTAGCCACGGCAACGTTGTGAGCAACCTTTTACAAGCGGACGCAGCCTATGGTCCTTTGCTTGATAACGGAAAAGAGTTCGTAGTAACAGCATTGCCGCTATACCATATTTTTGCCTTAACGGTTAACTGTTTGCTATTTATCCATAAAGGCGCAAACAACTTGTTGATCACCAACCCAAGAGATCTGCCAGCCTTCATCGGTGAACTCGATAAGCATCCATTTACCGTGTTAACAGGCGTGAATACTCTGTTTAATGCCTTGGTGAACAATGAAGATTTCGCTAAGCTAAACTTCACAGAGCTTAAGCTATCAATTGGTGGCGGTATGGCGGTACAGCGCGCTGTTGCCGATAAATGGCAGGGGTTAACTAAAACCCGCTTGCTTGAAGGCTATGGCCTGACAGAAGCCGCGCCACTGGTTACCTGTTGTCCATATAACCTTGATGGTTACAATGGTTCAATCGGTTTCCCTGTTGCGAACACTGATATTCAAGTGCGTGACGATGAAGGTAATGTTTTGCCACAAGGTGAAATTGGTGAGCTGTTTGCCAAAGGTCCACAGGTGATGGTGGGATATTGGCAACGTCCTGAAGAAACCAGTAACGTCGTCGACAAACAAGGTTACCTGGCAACGGGTGATATCGGTTATATGGATGAAAAAGGCTACTTCTTCATTGTTGATCGTAAGAAAGACATGATCTTAGTCTCTGGATTCAATGTATTTCCGAATGAAGTTGAAGAAGTGGTTGCACTGCATCCAAAGGTGATCGAAGTCGCAGCTGTAGGCGTACCTCATGAAGTTTCAGGGGAGTTGGTTAAGGTGTTTGTGGTCGCAAACGACAAATCTTTAACCAAAGAGGATGTAATCAAGCATTGTCGCGTGCATTTGACGGGCTATAAGATCCCTAAGCTGGTAGAATTTAGAGATGAACTGCCTAAAACCAACGTAGGTAAGATCCTACGTAGGGAATTGAGAGATGAGGTCAAGTAA
- the minD gene encoding septum site-determining protein MinD, with product MAQIIVVTSGKGGVGKTTSSAAIATGLAMKGHKTVVIDFDIGLRNLDLIMGCERRVVYDFVNVINGEANLNQALIKDKRCANLFVLPASQTRDKDALTKEGVGKVLEDLAKDFEYIICDSPAGIETGAMMALYFADTAIVTTNPEVSSVRDSDRILGMLQSKSKRAEEGLEPVKEYLLLTRYSPARVTTGEMLSVQDVEEILAIPLLGVIPESQAVLKASNSGIPVIIDQESDAGMAYSDAVERLLGEELPFRFLTEEKKGFLKRIFGS from the coding sequence ATGGCACAGATTATTGTTGTCACATCGGGTAAAGGTGGCGTGGGTAAAACCACCTCAAGTGCTGCAATTGCCACAGGTCTTGCAATGAAAGGCCATAAAACGGTTGTTATCGATTTTGATATTGGCCTCCGTAACCTAGATTTAATCATGGGCTGTGAACGCCGCGTAGTCTATGACTTTGTTAACGTCATCAATGGTGAAGCTAATCTTAATCAGGCCTTGATCAAAGATAAGCGCTGCGCCAATCTTTTCGTATTACCCGCTTCCCAAACTCGTGATAAAGATGCCTTGACTAAAGAAGGCGTGGGTAAGGTACTTGAAGATTTAGCCAAAGATTTTGAGTACATTATTTGTGACTCACCAGCGGGTATCGAAACCGGCGCTATGATGGCGCTTTATTTTGCTGATACTGCGATTGTAACAACCAACCCAGAAGTCAGCTCTGTTCGCGACTCAGACCGAATTCTTGGTATGTTACAGAGTAAATCTAAGCGTGCAGAAGAAGGGTTAGAGCCCGTCAAAGAGTATTTACTATTGACTCGTTACTCTCCCGCTCGTGTGACTACTGGCGAAATGCTAAGTGTTCAAGATGTTGAAGAGATCTTAGCGATTCCACTATTGGGCGTTATCCCGGAATCACAAGCCGTATTAAAAGCCTCTAACTCTGGTATACCTGTCATTATCGATCAAGAAAGTGATGCAGGTATGGCCTACAGCGATGCTGTAGAAAGGTTATTAGGTGAAGAACTGCCTTTCCGATTTCTTACGGAAGAGAAGAAAGGTTTCTTAAAACGAATTTTTGGTAGCTAA
- a CDS encoding lytic murein transglycosylase yields the protein MFLGKKILTLACSLSFLSSTAMAESETQGTFSNYVAELKQDAIDKGFSQQTIDEVFPKIKMFKKALVSNKDPIEDPITLETYLPQIVPQTKVDLARAFYKQHYTELEKIGERYGVQPRFIVALLGIESNLGQDAGGYPVLSVTASLAYQGQREAHFRQEFFAALKIVDQGHIDFSELKGTSTGTMGQPLFLPSIYLAYAQDGDGDGRKDIWSNNSDVFASAAYYLQQAGWKATETWGRQVKVPNQFQSSLADLSIKKSFNEWQALGVRRFDGSDLPKREDMQISMVMPDGIAGRSYLIYDNYRGLLQWNNSDYFAISVTYLSERIKYPPII from the coding sequence ATGTTTTTAGGGAAAAAGATTCTGACTTTAGCGTGTTCTTTGAGTTTTTTATCGTCCACAGCAATGGCCGAGAGTGAGACCCAAGGAACGTTTAGTAACTATGTTGCTGAGCTTAAGCAAGATGCGATAGATAAAGGTTTCAGTCAGCAAACGATTGATGAGGTTTTCCCTAAAATAAAGATGTTTAAAAAGGCGCTGGTTTCCAATAAAGACCCTATTGAAGATCCCATTACCCTTGAGACATACCTCCCACAAATAGTACCTCAAACAAAGGTTGATCTGGCTAGAGCGTTTTACAAGCAACACTACACCGAGCTTGAAAAAATTGGCGAACGTTATGGCGTTCAGCCGCGCTTTATTGTGGCGCTTTTGGGCATAGAGTCTAACCTTGGCCAAGATGCGGGTGGCTACCCTGTATTATCAGTTACAGCCTCTCTAGCCTATCAAGGTCAGCGCGAAGCCCATTTCCGTCAAGAGTTTTTTGCAGCTCTAAAGATTGTCGACCAAGGCCATATCGATTTTTCCGAGTTAAAGGGCACTTCGACAGGAACCATGGGGCAGCCTCTGTTTTTACCTAGTATCTATCTAGCTTACGCTCAAGATGGCGATGGCGATGGTAGAAAGGATATCTGGAGTAATAACAGTGATGTTTTTGCATCAGCAGCTTATTATCTGCAGCAGGCTGGCTGGAAAGCAACGGAAACCTGGGGCAGGCAAGTTAAGGTCCCCAATCAATTTCAGTCTTCTCTTGCTGACTTGAGTATCAAGAAAAGCTTTAATGAGTGGCAAGCTTTGGGCGTTAGGCGTTTTGACGGCAGTGACTTACCCAAACGAGAAGATATGCAGATATCTATGGTGATGCCTGACGGCATTGCGGGGCGTAGCTATCTTATTTATGATAATTACCGCGGTTTGCTGCAATGGAATAATTCAGACTACTTTGCTATTTCCGTTACCTACCTTTCAGAAAGAATTAAGTATCCTCCGATCATCTAA
- a CDS encoding class I SAM-dependent methyltransferase, whose protein sequence is MKKTMLAASILLASTCSLSLSTMVNAHNHENTALQTAVTSDFRQAKNSARDQYRHPEQTLNFFDIKPSDTVIELWPGGGWYAEILAPYLAKEGHYIAGNFDTHPADEKARNSYRPKVGKKFEAWLKENKAKVGGATTVTFEPPTYYSMGDENSADAVLTFRNLHNWAMKGYLEPVFASAYKVLKPGGTFGIVEHRGEPDMDAKTGYMDQASVIKLAEKAGFSLVASSEVNANPKDSKDYPKGVWTLPPRLALEDQDKQKYLAIGESDRMTLKFVKK, encoded by the coding sequence ATGAAAAAGACAATGTTAGCGGCAAGTATTTTGCTTGCAAGTACGTGTAGCCTATCGTTAAGTACTATGGTCAATGCACATAACCATGAGAATACAGCCTTACAAACTGCGGTAACTAGCGATTTTAGACAAGCTAAAAATAGCGCACGTGATCAATACCGCCATCCAGAACAAACTCTGAACTTCTTTGATATTAAGCCTAGCGATACCGTTATTGAACTGTGGCCCGGTGGCGGCTGGTACGCAGAAATTCTAGCGCCGTATTTAGCGAAAGAAGGCCATTATATTGCTGGTAACTTTGACACTCATCCTGCTGACGAAAAGGCGCGGAATAGTTACCGCCCGAAGGTTGGAAAAAAATTTGAAGCTTGGTTAAAAGAGAATAAGGCCAAAGTGGGCGGCGCAACGACCGTGACCTTTGAGCCACCGACTTACTACAGCATGGGTGATGAAAATAGCGCAGATGCGGTGCTAACTTTTAGAAACTTGCATAATTGGGCAATGAAAGGCTATTTAGAGCCTGTATTTGCCTCGGCATATAAAGTGCTAAAGCCCGGTGGCACATTCGGTATTGTTGAACACCGAGGTGAGCCAGATATGGATGCCAAAACAGGCTATATGGATCAGGCATCTGTGATTAAATTGGCTGAGAAAGCTGGTTTTAGTCTTGTTGCCAGTTCTGAGGTCAATGCAAATCCTAAAGACAGCAAAGACTATCCAAAAGGCGTTTGGACACTGCCTCCACGTTTAGCGCTTGAAGATCAAGACAAACAAAAGTATCTCGCTATCGGAGAAAGCGATAGAATGACGCTGAAATTTGTTAAAAAGTAA
- the nhaB gene encoding sodium/proton antiporter NhaB: MPVTMSRAFLDNFLGNSPKWFKIAIISFLVINPIVFYFNPFVAGWLLVVEFIFTLAMALKCYPLQPGGLLAIEAVAIGMTSPSQVLHEIEANLEVVLLLVFMVAGIYFMKQLLLFVFTKMITKVRSKIYVSLLFCISSAFLSAFLDALTVIAVIITVAVGFYSIYHKVASGKTFGESHDHTSDGYPQLCEEELESFRGFLRNLLMHAGVGTALGGVCTMVGEPQNLIIAAQANWQFAEFAIRMSPVTVPVFFAGITTCFLVEKFKVFGYGQQLPDAVHKILSDYDAHEDANRTKHDKVKLLIQAVIGVWLIAGLALHLASVGLIGLSVIILATAFNGITNEHALGKAFEEALPFTALLAVFFAIVAVIIDQQLFAPVIQWALSYEGNTQLVIFYIANGLLSMVSDNVFVGTVYINEVKSALLNGQITRDQFDLLAVAINTGTNLPSVATPNGQAAFLFLLTSAIAPLIRLSYGRMVWMALPYTIVLSIVGVLAIQLGALEQMTQYFYDSQMLIHHSAQAAADGVVSSH, translated from the coding sequence ATGCCTGTGACAATGAGTCGGGCGTTTCTTGATAACTTCTTAGGTAACTCACCGAAGTGGTTCAAAATCGCGATCATATCGTTCTTAGTGATCAACCCTATCGTGTTTTATTTTAATCCATTCGTAGCGGGTTGGTTGTTAGTTGTTGAGTTTATCTTCACCTTAGCTATGGCGCTTAAATGTTACCCGCTGCAACCAGGCGGATTATTAGCGATTGAAGCTGTGGCTATCGGCATGACTTCGCCGAGCCAAGTGCTACATGAAATTGAAGCAAACCTAGAAGTGGTTCTACTACTGGTCTTTATGGTCGCCGGTATTTACTTCATGAAGCAGTTGCTTCTGTTTGTTTTCACCAAAATGATCACTAAAGTACGTTCAAAGATATACGTTTCTTTATTGTTCTGTATTTCATCAGCATTCCTTTCTGCGTTCTTAGATGCATTAACCGTTATCGCAGTGATTATTACTGTTGCGGTTGGTTTCTACTCTATTTACCACAAAGTAGCATCAGGAAAGACCTTTGGTGAAAGTCACGACCACACCTCAGATGGCTATCCACAGCTATGTGAAGAAGAGCTTGAATCATTCAGAGGCTTCTTACGTAACTTGCTTATGCATGCCGGTGTTGGTACTGCATTAGGTGGTGTTTGCACCATGGTTGGTGAACCACAAAACCTGATTATTGCTGCACAAGCAAACTGGCAGTTCGCTGAATTTGCTATTCGCATGTCACCAGTAACTGTGCCTGTATTCTTTGCTGGTATTACAACCTGTTTTTTAGTTGAGAAATTTAAGGTGTTTGGCTACGGTCAACAGCTACCTGACGCGGTTCATAAAATCCTATCTGATTACGACGCTCATGAAGATGCAAACCGCACCAAGCACGATAAAGTAAAGCTTCTTATCCAAGCGGTTATTGGTGTTTGGTTAATCGCGGGTCTTGCTCTGCATTTAGCTTCTGTTGGTCTAATCGGTCTTTCTGTGATTATTCTTGCGACTGCATTTAACGGTATCACTAACGAGCACGCACTAGGTAAAGCCTTCGAAGAAGCCCTACCATTTACGGCGCTATTAGCGGTATTCTTCGCTATCGTTGCTGTGATTATCGATCAACAGTTATTCGCACCTGTTATTCAGTGGGCACTAAGCTATGAAGGTAACACTCAGTTAGTGATCTTCTACATTGCTAACGGTCTGCTTTCAATGGTGAGCGATAACGTATTCGTAGGTACGGTGTACATTAACGAGGTGAAATCTGCACTACTTAATGGCCAAATCACTCGTGATCAGTTCGACCTTCTTGCTGTAGCAATCAACACGGGTACTAACCTACCTTCTGTTGCGACGCCAAATGGTCAGGCTGCGTTCCTATTCTTACTAACATCTGCTATCGCCCCACTTATCCGTCTTTCTTACGGAAGAATGGTGTGGATGGCGCTGCCATACACTATCGTACTCTCTATCGTAGGTGTACTTGCGATTCAGTTAGGTGCGCTAGAGCAGATGACACAATACTTCTATGACAGTCAAATGTTAATCCATCACTCTGCTCAAGCAGCTGCAGATGGTGTAGTATCATCACATTGA
- the rnd gene encoding ribonuclease D has product MLAFQYIEDDASLAALVEQYQDADLLVLDTEFVRTRTYYARLGLIQAYDGKTLALIDPLAVSNLELFWQLLSKESSVKLLHSCSEDLEVFARYGNCQPTNLFDSQIAAGLAGMGHGLGYAKLVEQTLEVSLDKGESRTDWLKRPLTEAQLNYAANDVYYLYKLYPQLVKLLEEQGRLDWVYEEGVRMTQGRLDTPEPETAYLKVKNAFQLSSNQLAVLRDLSQWRLKRALQKDLALGFVVKDHALIALAKKQPKSTNDLFKMTELTEQEKRIHGKEIIKIITNVSYDNPPKPLDVIALKTGYKNAFKSIKNSITEQAESKSIPLELLGSKKYIHEYLQWVWDAKKGNKPLILTGWREAIVAESLSALKL; this is encoded by the coding sequence TTGTTAGCGTTTCAATATATTGAAGATGATGCCAGTTTAGCGGCCCTTGTAGAGCAATACCAAGATGCTGATTTATTGGTGCTAGACACAGAATTTGTTCGTACTCGTACCTATTATGCAAGATTGGGCCTTATTCAAGCCTATGATGGTAAGACTCTTGCGTTAATCGATCCATTAGCTGTGAGTAACCTTGAATTATTTTGGCAACTGCTAAGCAAAGAAAGCAGCGTTAAGTTACTGCATTCATGTAGTGAAGACTTAGAAGTGTTTGCACGCTATGGCAATTGCCAACCTACTAATCTATTCGATAGTCAAATTGCTGCAGGTCTAGCTGGTATGGGGCATGGTCTAGGTTATGCCAAGCTTGTAGAGCAAACTCTTGAAGTAAGCTTAGATAAAGGTGAGTCTCGCACCGACTGGCTAAAACGACCTTTGACAGAGGCGCAGCTCAACTACGCTGCCAATGATGTCTATTACCTTTATAAGCTCTACCCACAATTGGTTAAGTTATTAGAAGAGCAGGGCAGACTAGATTGGGTCTATGAAGAAGGCGTTCGTATGACTCAAGGACGTTTAGATACTCCGGAACCTGAGACTGCCTATTTAAAGGTTAAAAATGCCTTTCAGCTATCCTCAAATCAGCTGGCTGTATTGAGGGATTTATCTCAGTGGCGCCTAAAGCGAGCGTTACAGAAAGATCTGGCTTTGGGCTTTGTGGTGAAAGATCATGCTCTGATTGCCTTAGCTAAGAAGCAGCCTAAGTCAACCAATGATCTCTTTAAAATGACGGAACTCACGGAGCAGGAAAAGCGTATTCATGGTAAAGAGATCATTAAGATCATTACCAATGTTAGTTACGATAACCCGCCTAAGCCATTAGATGTTATCGCTCTTAAAACCGGTTATAAAAACGCATTTAAGAGTATTAAAAACAGCATTACAGAACAAGCAGAATCTAAGAGTATCCCGTTAGAGTTATTAGGCTCTAAAAAGTATATACATGAATACTTACAGTGGGTTTGGGATGCTAAGAAAGGGAATAAACCACTTATTCTTACGGGTTGGCGAGAAGCGATAGTTGCCGAGTCTTTATCAGCACTGAAGTTATAA
- a CDS encoding alpha/beta fold hydrolase, with product MSLVREFGDEVSIQLPHIKLAGRLWGSADKPLILALHGWLDNANSFQPLSEHLTDYQILAIDWPGHGGSEHRPGAYPLHWIDYLYDLDALLQKLPNIQAPVAILGHSLGGIIASAYAAAFPDRVENLILIEALSPLYEDESKSKNRLDKSFSAHRRFLASIDKPANVYRDMAVAVLARHKLTALELQWCELLTQRNMQIFDSGVCWRSDPRLKLDSPLRLTFSQVDALMQAHKVNTLLISGNRGFSQLREAIPMANRWFKRLQSVEIEGDHHLHMGSAEKVSKVISVFLKG from the coding sequence ATGAGCTTAGTACGCGAGTTTGGTGATGAAGTTAGTATCCAGTTACCCCATATTAAGTTAGCAGGACGGCTATGGGGTAGTGCGGATAAACCACTGATATTGGCGCTGCATGGTTGGTTAGATAATGCCAACAGTTTTCAGCCTTTGAGTGAACATTTAACCGATTACCAAATTCTCGCTATCGATTGGCCCGGACACGGCGGCTCAGAGCATCGTCCGGGCGCATATCCCTTGCATTGGATTGATTATTTGTACGATCTCGATGCTTTACTCCAGAAGTTACCTAACATTCAAGCTCCAGTGGCAATTTTAGGTCACTCTCTTGGCGGGATCATAGCATCTGCGTATGCCGCTGCATTTCCTGATAGGGTTGAAAATTTGATCTTAATAGAGGCTTTATCTCCGCTCTATGAAGATGAATCTAAATCTAAAAATAGATTAGATAAGAGTTTTAGTGCTCACCGCAGGTTTCTCGCATCAATAGATAAACCCGCCAATGTTTACCGTGATATGGCTGTTGCTGTGCTCGCACGGCACAAATTAACCGCACTAGAGCTGCAATGGTGCGAATTATTGACCCAGCGCAATATGCAAATCTTCGATTCTGGGGTATGCTGGCGCAGTGATCCGCGCTTAAAATTAGACTCTCCTTTAAGACTGACATTTTCTCAAGTCGATGCCTTAATGCAAGCCCATAAAGTCAACACTCTATTAATTTCAGGTAACCGAGGTTTCTCTCAGTTACGTGAGGCGATCCCTATGGCAAATCGCTGGTTCAAGCGGTTACAGAGTGTAGAAATTGAAGGGGATCATCACCTTCATATGGGGAGCGCTGAGAAGGTGTCGAAGGTCATTAGTGTTTTCTTAAAAGGCTAA
- the dsbB gene encoding disulfide bond formation protein DsbB gives MNALIRFSHSRAAWLILMLSAVALELAALFFQHIMKLDPCVMCIYQRVAVFGLIFAGLIGVIGYRSRIARAIGVIVWGVSAIWGLKLALELVDMQMNPSPFATCSYLPEFPSWLQLHEWLPSVFMPTGMCTDIPWEFMGVTMGQWMIVAFGGYLLALAIFFIPALKR, from the coding sequence TTGAATGCACTAATTCGTTTTTCCCACTCTAGAGCCGCTTGGCTAATTCTGATGCTCTCTGCGGTCGCACTTGAACTGGCGGCATTGTTTTTCCAACACATCATGAAGTTAGATCCCTGTGTCATGTGTATATACCAGCGCGTAGCGGTATTTGGCTTAATCTTTGCTGGCTTAATAGGCGTTATTGGATATCGGTCACGTATAGCAAGAGCCATTGGGGTCATAGTTTGGGGCGTGAGTGCGATTTGGGGACTAAAGCTGGCACTAGAACTTGTCGATATGCAGATGAATCCGTCTCCATTTGCAACCTGCTCTTACCTTCCCGAGTTCCCAAGTTGGCTGCAACTCCATGAATGGCTGCCATCAGTCTTTATGCCTACAGGCATGTGTACTGATATTCCCTGGGAGTTTATGGGGGTGACTATGGGACAATGGATGATTGTTGCCTTCGGCGGCTACCTGCTTGCCTTAGCGATTTTCTTCATTCCAGCCTTGAAGAGATAA